A DNA window from Impatiens glandulifera chromosome 7, dImpGla2.1, whole genome shotgun sequence contains the following coding sequences:
- the LOC124944940 gene encoding homeobox-leucine zipper protein GLABRA 2-like, whose product MSNFKFAVEIFDETGHFSMWQSEGGSFRQEAADPPAEEVAEAAAGSLGRRVDSGKGKEVMGGQSGQRRETVLEIGRVRSTARTLSEEEYVDEEIDGGTGAVAGRKRKRYHRHTADQIKEMELLFRHSRLPDELQRQELGNRLGLSPLQVKFWFQNRRTQTKAMNERNEISSMRNEMEMVKEENIFLREAIRKALCLNCGFPTIDSQDLRIQNAQLVAEFEKLKALMGVDISGSLSASAKKLCVLGIEVSKIMKLVGQAINDLINMATLNEPFWLRDIENGSGIINNVEYVRRFQLGNSTNESRGMRIEVSREIVTVFADITKLVECFMDVNEWKDMFPSIISKATSVDVISEGKENHRNGDVQLMSAEYQMLTPTVPTREVHFVRHCKQLSSKRWVIVDFSIDNNIDVSAVKFRKRPSGCIIEDISNGHCKVTWIEHLECENITIPTNYPGIISAAFGARHWATALQQQCERLFYMMTTNFPTYESNGLASAMEERKTIMVLAHKMKANFCRSIGASSLHKLTKLTSKNEYDIRVSIRRNLDDPGEPIGVILCGVTSIWLPFSRLVLSDYLSDESRRHEWDVILNGKPAESLVNMTKGGNSVTIQGIKGKEDDMRIMQDSSTNDFESMLVFASLSMSSLQSNSTHGNSGEIAMLPSGFSILQEGLESRPMVFDCSMDQEHMIKSGGAEEEGGRRGSLLTLAFQILASNSPMDELSMDSMESVNKLVSLTLRNIKKNLKCE is encoded by the exons ATGTCGAATTTCAAGTTTGCGGTGGAAATCTTTGATGAAACTGGACATTTCAGCATGTGGCAAAGTGAG GGAGGAAGTTTCCGGCAGGAAGCGGCGGATCCTCCGGCGGAGGAGGTGGCAGAGGCGGCGGCGGGCAGTCTGGGCAGAAGAGTTGATTCAGGAAAAGGAAAGGAAGTAATGGGTGGGCAGTCAGGGCAAAGGAGGGAGACGGTATTGGAGATAGGCAGAGTAAGATCAACGGCTAGAACTCTGTCAGAAGAGGAGTACGTGGATGAAGAAATTGACGGCGGCACCGGCGCCGTCGCCGGCAGGAAGAGGAAAAGGTATCACCGTCACACCGCCGACCAAATCAAAGAAATGGAACT tctgTTTAGACACTCGCGTCTTCCTGACGAGTTACAAAGGCAGGAATTGGGAAATCGATTGGGGCTCTCTCCACTACAAGTGAAATTCTGGTTCCAGAATAGAAGAACCCAAACTAAG GCCATGAATGAGCGTAATGAAATTTCATCAATGAGAAACGAAATGGAAATGGTGAAGGAAGAAAACATCTTCCTTAGAGAAGCCATTAGGAAAGCTCTCTGCCTTAACTGTGGATTTCCAACTATCGATTCACAAGATTTGAGGATCCAAAACGCCCAACTTGTCGCCGAG TTTGAAAAGCTAAAAGCGCTCATGGGTGTGGATATATCGGGATCGTTGTCTGCTAGCGCAAAAAAGTTGTGCGTGCTAGGAATAGAGGTGTCGAAGATTATGAAACTTGTTGGTCAAGCTATCAATGATCTTATCAATATGGCAACATTGAATGAACCGTTTTGGTTGCGCGATATAGAAAATGGAAGTGGCATAATAAATAATGTCGAGTATGTTAGAAGGTTTCAGTTAGGGAACTCGACAAATGAGAGTCGTGGAATGCGTATCGAGGTTTCGAGGGAGATTGTGACTGTCTTTGCTGACATCACTAAGCTTGTTGAATGTTTTATGGACGTG aatGAATGGAAAGATATGTTTCCTAGCATTATATCAAAAGCTACAAGTGTTGATGTTATTAGTGAAGGAAAAGAGAATCATAGAAATGGTGATGTGCAATTG ATGTCCGCGGAATATCAGATGCTCACTCCGACGGTTCCGACGAGAGAAGTGCACTTCGTTCGACATTGTAAGCAACTGAGTTCCAAGAGGTGGGTAATTGTCGATTTCTCCATCGACAATAATATTGATGTTTCCGCAGTTAAATTTAGAAAACGTCCATCAGGTTGCATTATCGAGGATATATCGAATGGCCATTGCAAG GTAACGTGGATTGAACATTTGGAATGTGAAAACATCACTATCCCAACAAATTATCCCGGAATAATTAGCGCAGCTTTTGGCGCTAGGCATTGGGCTACGGCTCTACAACAACAATGCGAGCGACTCTTTTATATGATGACCACTAACTTTCCAACTTATGAGTCAAATG GACTTGCGTCTGCAATGGAAGAGAGGAAAACTATAATGGTATTGGCGCATAAAATGAAGGCTAATTTTTGTCGTTCGATTGGAGCGTCAAGTCTCCATAAATTGACAAAGTTAACAAGCAAAAATGAATATGACATTAGGGTTTCTATTAGGAGGAACTTAGATGATCCTGGAGAACCTATTGGTGTGATCCTTTGCGGAGTTACATCTATATGGTTACCGTTCTCTCGACTTGTCTTATCTGATTATCTTAGTGATGAAAGTCGAAGACATGAG TGGGATGTTATATTGAATGGAAAACCAGCTGAATCCCTAGTAAACATGACCAAGGGAGGCAACTCGGTTACAATCCAA GGGATTAAGGGGAAAGAAGACGACATGAGGATAATGCAAGATAGCTCGACTAATGATTTCGAATCAATGCTGGTTTTCGCATCGTTGAGCATGTCCTCACTACAATCCAACTCTACACATGGCAACTCGGGGGAAATTGCCATGCTTCCCTCGGGTTTTTCGATTCTTCAAGAAGGGTTGGAGTCAAGGCCTATGGTATTCGATTGTTCGATGGATCAAGAGCATATGATTAAATCAGGAGGGGCTGAAGAAGAAGGAGGGCGTCGGGGATCTCTTCTAACTCTAGCTTTTCAAATTCTGGCTAGCAATTCTCCAATGGACGAACTGAGTATGGATTCAATGGAGTCTGTTAATAAGCTTGTTTCGCTCACGTTAagaaatattaagaaaaacCTAAAGTGTGAGTGA